One stretch of Phocoena phocoena chromosome 10, mPhoPho1.1, whole genome shotgun sequence DNA includes these proteins:
- the LOC136129790 gene encoding HLA class II histocompatibility antigen, DQ alpha 2 chain isoform X1, whose amino-acid sequence MVLNRALILGTLTLTIMMSPCGGEDIVADHVASYGTTIYQSFGPSGQYTQEFDGDELFYVDLEKKETVWRLPVFSEFTSFDPQGALRNIAVGKHNLDILIKRSNFTPVTNEVPEVTVFSKFPVLLRQPNTLICLVDNIYPPVINITWLRNGHTVREGVSEISFLTKNDLSFLKISYLTFLPSDDDVYDCKVEHWGLDEPLLKHWEPEIPKPMSELTETVVCALGLTVGLVGIVVGTVFIIQGLRSGGPSRHQGPL is encoded by the exons ATGGTCCTGAACAGAGCTCTGATTCTGGGGACCCTCACCCTGACCATCATGATGAGCCCCTGTGGAGGTGAAGACATTGTGG CTGACCACGTTGCGTCCTATGGCACAACTATCTACCAGTCTTTTGGGCCCTCTGGCCAGTACACCCAAGAATTTGATGGAGATGAGCTGTTTTATGTGGACCTGGAGAAGAAGGAGACTGTCTGGCGGCTGCCTGTGTTTAGCGAATTCACAAGTTTTGACCCACAGGGTGCCCTGAGAAACATAGCTGTGGGGAAACATAACTTGGATATCCTGATTAAACGCTCCAACTTTACCCCTGTTACCAATG AGGTTCCTGAGGTGACTGTGTTTTCTAAGTTCCCTGTGTTGCTACGTCAACCCAACACCCTCATCTGTCTTGTGGACAACATCTATCCTCCTGTGATCAACATCACATGGTTGAGAAACGGACACACAGTCAGAGAGGGTGTCTCTGAGATCAGCTTCCTCACGAAGAATGATCTTTCCTTCCTCAAGATCAGTTATCTCACCTTCCTCCCTTCTGATGATGATGTTTATGACTGCAAAGTGGAACACTGGGGCCTGGATGAGCCACTGCTGAAACACTGGG AACCTGAGATTCCAAAGCCTATGTCAGAGCTGACAGAGACTGTGGTCTGCGCCCTGGGGTTGACTGTGGGCCTCGTAGGCATCGTGGTGGGCACTGTCTTCATCATCCAAGGCCTGCGCTCAGGTGGTCCCTCCAGACACCAAGGGCCCTTGTGA
- the LOC136129790 gene encoding HLA class II histocompatibility antigen, DQ alpha 2 chain isoform X2: MVLNRALILGTLTLTIMMSPCGADHVASYGTTIYQSFGPSGQYTQEFDGDELFYVDLEKKETVWRLPVFSEFTSFDPQGALRNIAVGKHNLDILIKRSNFTPVTNEVPEVTVFSKFPVLLRQPNTLICLVDNIYPPVINITWLRNGHTVREGVSEISFLTKNDLSFLKISYLTFLPSDDDVYDCKVEHWGLDEPLLKHWEPEIPKPMSELTETVVCALGLTVGLVGIVVGTVFIIQGLRSGGPSRHQGPL; the protein is encoded by the exons ATGGTCCTGAACAGAGCTCTGATTCTGGGGACCCTCACCCTGACCATCATGATGAGCCCCTGTGGAG CTGACCACGTTGCGTCCTATGGCACAACTATCTACCAGTCTTTTGGGCCCTCTGGCCAGTACACCCAAGAATTTGATGGAGATGAGCTGTTTTATGTGGACCTGGAGAAGAAGGAGACTGTCTGGCGGCTGCCTGTGTTTAGCGAATTCACAAGTTTTGACCCACAGGGTGCCCTGAGAAACATAGCTGTGGGGAAACATAACTTGGATATCCTGATTAAACGCTCCAACTTTACCCCTGTTACCAATG AGGTTCCTGAGGTGACTGTGTTTTCTAAGTTCCCTGTGTTGCTACGTCAACCCAACACCCTCATCTGTCTTGTGGACAACATCTATCCTCCTGTGATCAACATCACATGGTTGAGAAACGGACACACAGTCAGAGAGGGTGTCTCTGAGATCAGCTTCCTCACGAAGAATGATCTTTCCTTCCTCAAGATCAGTTATCTCACCTTCCTCCCTTCTGATGATGATGTTTATGACTGCAAAGTGGAACACTGGGGCCTGGATGAGCCACTGCTGAAACACTGGG AACCTGAGATTCCAAAGCCTATGTCAGAGCTGACAGAGACTGTGGTCTGCGCCCTGGGGTTGACTGTGGGCCTCGTAGGCATCGTGGTGGGCACTGTCTTCATCATCCAAGGCCTGCGCTCAGGTGGTCCCTCCAGACACCAAGGGCCCTTGTGA